The DNA sequence AAAAGATCCGATACGCTCAAACCCATCCTCGACGCACCTGATCGAGCGGACCTGATCCACTGGCTGCGCCAGCAGAAATTGATCCATCACGACGCCGAACGAGAGACGACCATGGTCCACGCCGGCATACCACCCCAATGGACGCTGGCCAAGGCGCTTCGGCGCGCAGCGGAAGTGGAGCAGGCACTGCGTGACGACGCCCTGCTGCCGCCCTTTCTCGACGGCATGTATGGCAACCAGCCGGCCAAGTGGAACAAAGAGTTGCAAGGCGTGCCGCGGCTGCGCCTGATCACCAACTACTTCACCCGCATGCGGTTCTGCAAAGCCGACGGCACGCTGGAGCTGCAGGCCAAGGACGGACTGGATTCGGCACCGCCGGGCTTCGAACCTTGGTTCAGCCACTCCAACCGCAAGACCCGCGGCTGCAAGATTATCTTCGGCCATTGGGCGGCGCTGGAGGGCCACTGCGACGAGCCCAACGTCTATGCGTTGGATACCGGCTGCGTATGGGGCAACACCATGACCCTGATGAACGTCGACAGCAACGAACTGCACCACTGCGACTGCGAGGCAAAACCATGACCGACTTCAAACGCATCTCTCCCGAGCAAGCCCAGACGCTGCGCAGCGAGGGCGGCGTGTTCGTCGATATTCGCGATCCACACAGCTACGCCAACGGACATATCACCGGCTCGACACATCTCGACAATCAATCCCTGCCCGACTTCATTGCGGCGGCGGACTTGGATCACCCGCTCATCGTCACTTGCTACCACGGCCACTCCAGTCAGAGTGCTGCGGCCTACCTCGTCAACCAGGGCTTTTCCGACGTCTATAGCCTCGATGGCGGCTTCGAGCTGTGGCGGCAGACATTCCCTCAGGAGGTCGAACAAGGCGATCCGCTGTAAAAAATATCTCGCTGTCACGCCGCGTATCACGCGGCCTTGCGCTGATCGTCCGACGAAACGCAGCGGTTATTGCCCTTCTCCTCCCTTGAATTTGCTGAATCCGAACTATCCTTCAGTTAAGGCCATCCAAACAGGTGGAAGCCATTTACCGGCTACCGGGCCTCAGGTTTTAACCATTAGGTGTTCGGGGGAACTCCACAGGCCGATCAGTCGGCCGCACCTGAATGCCTGATGACAACACCGGCTCCGAGCATCGTCCGAGGTGAAGTCATGAGCATTTTCAGCCATTTCCAGCAACGATTCGAAGCAACCCGCCAGGAAGAGTATTCGCTTCAGGAGTACCTCGATCTGTGCAAGGAAGACCGGGGCACCTACGCCACTGCAGCCGAACGCCTATTGATGGCAATCGGTGAACCCGAGCTGATCGACACCTCGACCGACTCACGCCTTTCACGGATTTTTTCCAACAAGGTGATCCGCCGCTACCCCGCCTTCGAAGATTTTCATGGCATGGAAGACTGCATCGATCAGATCGTCTCCTACTTCCGCCATGCCGCGCAGGGGCTTGAGGAGAAGAAGCAGATCCTTTACCTGCTCGGCCCGGTGGGCGGCGGCAAATCGTCGCTCGCCGAAAAGCTCAAGCAGCTGATGGAAAAGGTGCCCTTCTACGCTATCAAGGGCTCGCCGGTTTTCGAGTCGCCGCTTGGCTTGTTCAACCCGGCCGAGGACGCGCAGATCCTCGAAGAAGACTATGGCATCCCACGCCGCTATCTGAACTCAATCATGTCGCCCTGGGCCACCAAGCGCCTGCAGGAATTCGGCGGCGACATTAGCCAGTTCCGGGTGGTCAAGCTGTACCCCTCTATCCTCAATCAGATCGCCATTGCCAAGACCGAACCAGGCGATGAGAACAACCAGGACATTTCAGCTCTGGTCGGTAAAGTGGATATCCGCAAGCTCGAAGAATTTCCACAGAACGACGCGGATGCCTACAGCTACTCCGGCGCGCTCTGCCGCGCCAACCAGGGCATGATGGAATTCGTCGAGATGTTCAAGGCACCGATCAAGGTGCTGCACCCGCTGCTGACCGCGACACAGGAAGGCAACTACAACAGCACCGAAGGCCTCGGCGCGATTCCCTACAACGGCATCCTGCTGGCCCACTCCAACGAGTCGGAGTGGCACACCTTCCGCAACAACAAGAACAACGAAGCCTTCATCGACCGCATCTACATCGTCAAGGTGCCGTACTGCCTGCGGGTTACTGATGAGATCAAGATTTACGACAAACTCCTGTTCAACAGCTCGCTGTCCAAGGCCCACTGCGCCCCTGATACGCTGAAGATGCTGGCGCAGTTCTCCGTGTTGAGCCGCCTGAAAGAGCCGGAAAACTCCAACATCTACTCGAAGATGCGCGTCTATGACGGCGAGAACCTGAAAGACACCGATCCAAAGGCTAAGTCGATCCAGGAATACCGTGACACCGCTGGGGTCGACGAAGGCATGAATGGCCTCTCGACTCGCTTCGCCTTCAAGATCTTGTCCAAGGTGTTCAACTTCGATCCGCACGAAATCGCCGCCAACCCGGTGCACCTGCTCTATGTGCTGGAGCAGCAGATCGAGCAGGAGCAGTTCCCGGCCGAGGTGCGCGAGCGTTACTTGCGCTTCATCAAGGAGTATCTGGCGCCGCGCTACGTCGACTTCATCGGCAAGGAAATCCAGACCGCCTATCTCGAATCGTACAGCGAGTACGGCCAGAACATCTTCGACCGCTACGTGCTCTACGCAGACTTCTGGATTCAGGATCAGGAATATCGCGATCCGGAAACCGGCGAAATCCTCAATCGCATGGCGCTGAACGAAGAGCTGGAGAAGATCGAGAAACCCGCCGGCATCAGCAACCCGAAGGATTTCCGCAACGAGATCGTCAACTTCGTCTTGCGCGCTCGGGCCAACAACAACGGCAAGAATCCGAGCTGGCTCAGCTACGAGAAGCTGCGCGTGGTGATCGAGAAGAAAATGTTCTCCAACACCGAGGACCTGCTACCAGTCATCAGCTTCAACGCCAAGGCCAGCAAGGAAGATCAGAAGAAGCACAACGACTTCGTCGTGCGTATGGTCGAGCGCGGCTACACGGAAAAACAGGTTCGCCTGCTTTCGGAATGGTATCTGCGGGTACGGAAATCACAGTAAAGCAGCTGAGAGCTTGAAGCTGGAAGTCGAAGCAGCACTTCCAGCTTCGGGCTTACGACTTCCAGCTCGACCCGGAGGGCTCGTATGAGCTACGTGATCGACCGTCGCCTGAACGGCAAGAACAAGAGCACGGTAAACCGCCAGCGATTCCTGCAGCGATACCGTGGGCATATCAAGAAAGCTGTCGAGGAGGCTGTGGGACGCCGTTCCATCACCGATATGGAGCACGGCGAACAAATCAGCATTCCCGGTCGCGATATCGACGAGCCGATCCTGCATCACGGACGCGGTGGTCGGCAGACCATCGTGCATCCGGGCAACAAGGAGTTCATTGCTGGTGAGCGCATTCCTCGACCGCAGGGCGGTGGCGGGGGCCAGGGCGCAGGCAAGGCCAGCAATAACGGCGAAGGCATGGACGACTTCGTTTTTCAGATCACTCAGGAAGAGTTTCTCGACTTCATGTTTGAGGACCTCGAACTACCCAATCTGGTCAAGCGTCACCTGACCGGGACCGACACCTTCAAGACGGTGCGCGCCGGCATCAGCAACGAGGGCAACCCGTCACGCATCAACATCGTCCGCACGCTGCGCTCGGCGCATGCGCGTCGCATCGCCCTGTCCGGCAGCAGCCGCGCAAAATTGCGTGACGTAAAAGCCGAGCTGGCTCGATTGAAGCTAGAGGAGCCTGCCAACTTCACCGATATCCAGGCCGCCGAAGAGGAGATCGAGCGACTCAGCGCGCGCATCCATCGCGTGCCCTTCCTCGACACCTTCGACCTCAAGTACAACCTGCTGGTCAAGCATCCCAACCCTAGCTCCAAAGCCGTGATGTTCTGCCTGATGGACGTTTCCGGCTCCATGACCCAGGCGACCAAAGACATCGCCAAGCGCTTCTTCATCCTCTTGTACCTGTTCCTAAAGCGAAACTACGACAAGATCGATGTGGTGTTCATCCGCCATCACACCAGCGCCAAGGAGGTTGATGAAGAGGAGTTCTTCTATTCGCGGGAAACCGGCGGCACCATCGTCTCCAGCGCGTTGAAAATGATGCAGGAGATCATG is a window from the Pseudomonas sp. MTM4 genome containing:
- a CDS encoding symmetrical bis(5'-nucleosyl)-tetraphosphatase, with protein sequence MTTYAVGDLQGCLEPLQCLLQRVDFSPSRDCLWLAGDLVNRGPQSLEALRFVRDLGTSGVTVLGNHDLHLVAVAHNIERLKRSDTLKPILDAPDRADLIHWLRQQKLIHHDAERETTMVHAGIPPQWTLAKALRRAAEVEQALRDDALLPPFLDGMYGNQPAKWNKELQGVPRLRLITNYFTRMRFCKADGTLELQAKDGLDSAPPGFEPWFSHSNRKTRGCKIIFGHWAALEGHCDEPNVYALDTGCVWGNTMTLMNVDSNELHHCDCEAKP
- the glpE gene encoding thiosulfate sulfurtransferase GlpE; protein product: MTDFKRISPEQAQTLRSEGGVFVDIRDPHSYANGHITGSTHLDNQSLPDFIAAADLDHPLIVTCYHGHSSQSAAAYLVNQGFSDVYSLDGGFELWRQTFPQEVEQGDPL
- a CDS encoding YeaH/YhbH family protein, which translates into the protein MSYVIDRRLNGKNKSTVNRQRFLQRYRGHIKKAVEEAVGRRSITDMEHGEQISIPGRDIDEPILHHGRGGRQTIVHPGNKEFIAGERIPRPQGGGGGQGAGKASNNGEGMDDFVFQITQEEFLDFMFEDLELPNLVKRHLTGTDTFKTVRAGISNEGNPSRINIVRTLRSAHARRIALSGSSRAKLRDVKAELARLKLEEPANFTDIQAAEEEIERLSARIHRVPFLDTFDLKYNLLVKHPNPSSKAVMFCLMDVSGSMTQATKDIAKRFFILLYLFLKRNYDKIDVVFIRHHTSAKEVDEEEFFYSRETGGTIVSSALKMMQEIMAERYPANEWNIYAAQASDGDNWNDDSPICRDILINQIMPFVQYFTYVEITPREHQALWYEYNQVAEAFGDSFAQQQLVTAGDIYPVFRELFQRRMAS
- a CDS encoding PrkA family serine protein kinase; the protein is MSIFSHFQQRFEATRQEEYSLQEYLDLCKEDRGTYATAAERLLMAIGEPELIDTSTDSRLSRIFSNKVIRRYPAFEDFHGMEDCIDQIVSYFRHAAQGLEEKKQILYLLGPVGGGKSSLAEKLKQLMEKVPFYAIKGSPVFESPLGLFNPAEDAQILEEDYGIPRRYLNSIMSPWATKRLQEFGGDISQFRVVKLYPSILNQIAIAKTEPGDENNQDISALVGKVDIRKLEEFPQNDADAYSYSGALCRANQGMMEFVEMFKAPIKVLHPLLTATQEGNYNSTEGLGAIPYNGILLAHSNESEWHTFRNNKNNEAFIDRIYIVKVPYCLRVTDEIKIYDKLLFNSSLSKAHCAPDTLKMLAQFSVLSRLKEPENSNIYSKMRVYDGENLKDTDPKAKSIQEYRDTAGVDEGMNGLSTRFAFKILSKVFNFDPHEIAANPVHLLYVLEQQIEQEQFPAEVRERYLRFIKEYLAPRYVDFIGKEIQTAYLESYSEYGQNIFDRYVLYADFWIQDQEYRDPETGEILNRMALNEELEKIEKPAGISNPKDFRNEIVNFVLRARANNNGKNPSWLSYEKLRVVIEKKMFSNTEDLLPVISFNAKASKEDQKKHNDFVVRMVERGYTEKQVRLLSEWYLRVRKSQ